In the genome of Cupriavidus taiwanensis, one region contains:
- a CDS encoding M20 aminoacylase family protein translates to MHPLLAALRDSTEAFVAIRRDIHRHPELGFEEHRTSEIVARLLAEWGYEVERGLGTTGVVGRLRRGSGSRSLGIRADMDALPMAEATGLPYASCHPGVMHACGHDGHTAMLLCAARHLALHGNFSGTLNLVFQPAEEGLGGARRMMEAGLFDKYPCDAIFAMHNVPGSAPGRLLMRQGAAQASADNVTITLTGIGGHAAFPHNAADPVVAGASIVMALQTIVARNVDPLQTAVITVGAFQAGTVSNIIPAQAVLRLSVRALDRQVRDRVEQRICELATAQAQSYGVAAQIDYERGYPVLVNTPAETAFAGQVALELLGPAHVNCQAPPIAASEDFAFMLDAVPGCYLWIGNGEGDEGGCMVHNPGYDFNDANIPVGAAYWALLCERFLVDQPWPGHAAHARTSA, encoded by the coding sequence ATGCATCCCCTCCTGGCAGCGCTGCGGGACAGCACGGAAGCGTTCGTTGCCATCCGCCGCGACATCCATCGCCATCCGGAACTCGGCTTCGAGGAGCACCGCACCAGCGAGATCGTGGCCCGCCTGCTCGCCGAATGGGGCTACGAGGTGGAACGCGGGCTCGGCACCACCGGCGTCGTTGGCCGGCTGCGGCGCGGCAGCGGCAGCCGCAGTCTCGGCATCCGCGCCGACATGGACGCGCTGCCGATGGCCGAAGCCACCGGGCTGCCCTATGCCAGCTGCCATCCCGGCGTAATGCATGCCTGCGGGCACGACGGGCATACCGCCATGCTGCTTTGCGCGGCCAGGCATCTCGCACTGCATGGTAATTTCAGCGGCACGCTGAACCTGGTCTTCCAGCCGGCGGAGGAGGGCCTGGGTGGGGCCAGGCGGATGATGGAAGCGGGGCTATTCGACAAGTACCCTTGCGATGCTATCTTCGCCATGCACAACGTCCCCGGCTCGGCGCCGGGCCGGCTGCTGATGCGCCAGGGCGCGGCGCAGGCTTCGGCCGACAACGTGACCATCACGCTTACAGGCATCGGCGGCCATGCGGCGTTCCCGCACAACGCGGCCGATCCGGTTGTGGCCGGCGCTTCGATCGTGATGGCCTTGCAGACCATCGTGGCGCGCAATGTCGATCCGCTGCAAACGGCGGTGATCACGGTGGGCGCTTTCCAGGCGGGCACCGTTTCCAACATCATCCCTGCGCAGGCCGTGCTCAGGCTGAGTGTGCGCGCGCTGGATCGCCAGGTACGCGATCGGGTCGAGCAGCGCATCTGCGAACTGGCCACTGCTCAGGCGCAAAGCTACGGCGTGGCGGCGCAGATCGACTACGAGCGCGGTTATCCGGTGCTGGTGAACACGCCGGCGGAAACGGCGTTTGCTGGCCAGGTTGCGCTGGAACTGCTGGGGCCCGCTCACGTCAACTGCCAGGCACCGCCGATCGCGGCGAGCGAGGACTTCGCCTTCATGCTCGACGCGGTGCCTGGTTGCTACCTGTGGATTGGCAATGGCGAGGGGGACGAGGGCGGCTGCATGGTGCACAACCCAGGCTATGACTTCAACGACGCGAATATTCCGGTGGGCGCGGCGTACTGGGCGCTGCTATGCGAGCGCTTTCTGGTGGACCAGCCATGGCCGGGCCACGCGGCGCACGCCCGGACAAGTGCCTAG
- a CDS encoding lipid-transfer protein, which translates to MTSSVIVAGVGMIPFTKPGASEPYPVMAAKAIRAALTNAGVEYDKVQQAYAGYVYGDSTAGQRGLYEVGMTGIPVVNVNNNCSTGSTALYLARQAVSSGAVDCALAFGFEQMTPGALGSVFDDRPSPFERFDAVTAELIDVPGIPFALRYFGGAGLAHMEEFGTRLETFAKIRAKASRHAANNPLALLRTVVTEDDVMASPMIWPGVMTKLMACPPTCGAAAALLVSEAFAKKHGLDASVRIRAQAMTTDTPPAFEARDMREVVGFSMTRDAARQVYEAAAAGPEDIGVVELHDCFAHNELITYEALGLCPVGGAEKFVSDGDNTYGGQIVTNPSGGLLSKGHPLGATGLAQCTELVEQLRGQAGARQVEGLRLALQHNLGLGGACVVTLYERV; encoded by the coding sequence ATGACCTCATCCGTGATCGTAGCCGGCGTCGGCATGATTCCCTTCACCAAGCCGGGGGCCAGCGAACCCTACCCGGTGATGGCCGCGAAAGCCATCCGCGCCGCACTCACCAACGCGGGCGTCGAATACGACAAGGTTCAGCAGGCCTATGCTGGCTATGTCTACGGCGATTCCACTGCCGGCCAGCGTGGGCTCTACGAAGTTGGCATGACGGGCATCCCAGTGGTCAACGTCAACAACAATTGCTCGACGGGGTCGACCGCGTTGTACCTGGCGCGCCAGGCGGTCTCCAGCGGCGCCGTCGATTGCGCCCTTGCCTTCGGCTTCGAGCAGATGACGCCCGGTGCACTGGGCTCGGTGTTTGACGATCGGCCGAGCCCGTTCGAGCGGTTCGATGCCGTTACCGCCGAACTGATTGACGTTCCCGGGATACCGTTCGCCCTTCGCTACTTTGGCGGCGCCGGCCTGGCGCATATGGAGGAGTTCGGCACAAGGCTCGAGACCTTCGCCAAGATTCGCGCCAAGGCCAGCCGGCATGCAGCTAACAATCCGTTGGCATTGCTCCGGACGGTGGTCACGGAGGACGACGTGATGGCATCGCCCATGATCTGGCCCGGCGTGATGACCAAGCTGATGGCCTGCCCACCGACCTGCGGTGCGGCAGCAGCGCTGCTAGTCTCGGAAGCATTCGCCAAGAAGCACGGCCTGGACGCGAGCGTTCGCATCCGCGCCCAGGCCATGACCACCGACACACCGCCTGCTTTCGAGGCGCGCGATATGCGCGAGGTGGTGGGCTTCAGCATGACACGCGACGCGGCCCGGCAAGTTTATGAAGCGGCCGCCGCCGGACCGGAAGACATCGGCGTGGTGGAATTGCATGATTGCTTCGCCCACAACGAGCTGATTACCTATGAGGCGCTCGGGCTGTGCCCGGTGGGTGGCGCCGAGAAGTTCGTGTCCGATGGCGACAACACCTATGGCGGCCAAATCGTGACCAACCCGTCGGGCGGGCTGCTCTCCAAGGGCCACCCGCTTGGTGCGACCGGGCTGGCGCAATGTACGGAGCTGGTCGAGCAATTGCGCGGGCAGGCCGGTGCACGGCAGGTCGAGGGCCTCCGGCTGGCGCTGCAGCACAACCTGGGCCTCGGTGGCGCGTGCGTCGTCACCCTGTACGAGAGGGTCTGA
- a CDS encoding Bug family tripartite tricarboxylate transporter substrate binding protein encodes MTRIRFQNIARRLRRGAVAGLLCVGLAPAYAYPERPVTVLVPFPAGGLSDVVARNLNAPLGRQLGQPVIVENLGGAGGAIAAQKVLHAPADGHLLLQAGPGELITTPLANAAIKYKSEDFRLVHMVGAVDLAILVRKDLPVKDVDELAAHAAQAARAGKPLTYASVGIGSLYHLLGAHLSQTIGAPMTHVPYKGGAPVIQDLVGGIVDIFISPFGKPDIERMRTGQVRMLAVLSPTRLDAVRSVPSVNESRALRGFNYSTWAGVFVKKDTAEPVVQALHKALAQTLADPAVRASLDAANLPASRPASLAESQKAYQQSIDQYRGIARAIGLQPQ; translated from the coding sequence ATGACCCGAATCCGATTCCAGAACATTGCCCGCCGGCTGCGGCGCGGCGCGGTGGCCGGCCTGCTGTGCGTGGGCCTGGCGCCGGCCTACGCCTATCCCGAGCGGCCCGTCACGGTGCTGGTGCCGTTCCCGGCGGGCGGGCTGTCGGACGTGGTCGCCCGCAACCTCAATGCACCGCTGGGCCGGCAGTTGGGCCAGCCGGTCATCGTCGAGAACCTGGGCGGGGCCGGCGGCGCGATCGCCGCGCAGAAGGTCCTGCATGCGCCGGCCGATGGGCACCTGCTGTTGCAGGCCGGCCCCGGCGAACTGATCACGACGCCGCTGGCGAATGCCGCCATCAAGTACAAGAGCGAGGACTTCCGGCTGGTACACATGGTCGGCGCGGTCGACCTGGCCATCCTGGTGCGCAAGGACCTGCCGGTGAAGGATGTCGATGAACTCGCGGCCCATGCCGCGCAGGCGGCCCGCGCGGGCAAGCCGCTGACCTATGCCAGCGTCGGCATCGGCTCGCTCTACCACCTGCTCGGGGCGCACCTGTCGCAGACCATCGGCGCGCCGATGACGCACGTGCCCTACAAGGGCGGCGCGCCCGTGATCCAGGACCTGGTGGGCGGCATCGTCGATATCTTTATCTCGCCGTTCGGCAAGCCCGACATCGAGCGCATGCGAACCGGCCAGGTCAGGATGCTGGCGGTGCTGTCACCCACGCGGCTCGACGCGGTCAGGTCCGTGCCGAGCGTCAATGAAAGCAGGGCGCTACGCGGCTTCAACTACTCGACCTGGGCCGGCGTCTTCGTGAAGAAGGACACCGCCGAGCCGGTCGTGCAGGCGCTGCACAAGGCGCTGGCGCAGACGCTGGCCGACCCCGCGGTACGTGCCAGCCTGGATGCCGCGAACCTGCCCGCATCCCGTCCGGCATCGCTGGCGGAAAGCCAGAAGGCCTACCAGCAGAGCATCGACCAGTACCGCGGCATCGCCCGTGCCATCGGCCTGCAGCCGCAATGA
- a CDS encoding MaoC family dehydratase N-terminal domain-containing protein, translated as MIDKKWIGHEVGSSVLPIERGRLKFFAKAIGETNPIYTDPAAAHDAGYADLPAPPTFLFAAELDSGAMFGLLDLLGVPHAKVLHGEESFEYFGPVVAGDTVTVSSNVKDIYDKKGGALEFIEVESKVVNQRGEHVARMRSLTVVRN; from the coding sequence ATGATCGACAAGAAATGGATTGGCCATGAAGTCGGCAGCTCGGTGCTGCCGATCGAGCGCGGCCGGCTGAAGTTTTTCGCCAAGGCAATCGGCGAGACCAACCCGATCTACACCGACCCGGCTGCCGCCCACGACGCCGGTTATGCCGACCTGCCGGCGCCACCCACATTCCTGTTCGCTGCGGAGCTGGACTCGGGTGCCATGTTCGGTCTACTCGACCTGCTCGGCGTGCCGCATGCCAAGGTCTTGCATGGCGAGGAGAGCTTCGAGTATTTCGGCCCCGTCGTCGCAGGGGACACCGTGACGGTCAGCTCCAACGTCAAGGACATCTACGACAAGAAAGGCGGCGCGTTGGAATTCATCGAAGTCGAGTCGAAAGTGGTTAACCAGCGCGGCGAACACGTGGCCCGGATGCGCTCGCTGACCGTGGTACGCAACTGA
- a CDS encoding LysR family transcriptional regulator, with translation MHLKHLRHLLMVADAESFSRAAQRLHLTQSALSRSIQALEDELGGKLIDRHGRRNVLTPLGELIAERARRMLFEEAELHRSVELFHRHHLGAIRVGLGAGPGAVLMTPFLRHMAMHHPGIQAAVSLGTSDALMIQLRQRTLDAVIVEVTSVAPATDLRHELLAQLQGRFICRAGHPLLLQAAAGEAVTFDDVMRYPLASAPLSPEVARGLVKRFGPRADPEHCLSLRCENVRSLVEAVLVSDAILFSIVAAVRTEIAEGKLCQLATTPAVDDGPRYAFFTLAGRTEAPSMALFRRFVDEHLHD, from the coding sequence ATGCACCTCAAGCACCTGCGGCACCTGCTCATGGTCGCGGACGCGGAATCGTTCAGCCGCGCCGCGCAACGGCTGCACCTGACCCAGTCGGCGCTAAGCCGCAGCATCCAGGCGCTGGAGGACGAGCTCGGCGGCAAGCTGATCGACCGCCATGGCCGGCGCAATGTACTGACCCCGCTGGGCGAACTGATCGCCGAGCGGGCCCGGCGCATGCTGTTCGAGGAAGCCGAGCTGCATCGCAGCGTCGAACTGTTCCACCGCCATCACCTCGGCGCCATCCGTGTCGGGCTGGGCGCGGGCCCCGGCGCGGTGCTGATGACGCCGTTTCTGCGCCACATGGCCATGCATCACCCCGGGATCCAGGCGGCGGTGTCACTCGGCACTTCCGACGCGCTGATGATCCAGCTGCGCCAGCGCACGCTGGACGCGGTGATCGTCGAGGTCACCAGCGTGGCGCCGGCCACCGATCTGCGCCACGAACTGCTGGCGCAGCTTCAGGGCCGCTTCATCTGCCGCGCGGGCCATCCGTTGCTGCTGCAGGCCGCCGCCGGCGAGGCCGTGACCTTCGACGATGTCATGCGCTATCCGCTGGCGTCAGCTCCGCTGAGCCCGGAAGTCGCGCGCGGGCTGGTAAAGCGCTTCGGCCCGCGCGCCGACCCAGAGCATTGCCTGAGCCTGCGCTGCGAGAACGTGCGCAGCCTGGTGGAGGCCGTGCTGGTTTCGGACGCGATCCTGTTCAGCATCGTCGCGGCGGTGCGGACGGAAATCGCCGAAGGGAAGCTGTGCCAACTTGCGACCACGCCGGCGGTCGACGACGGCCCCCGCTATGCGTTCTTCACGCTGGCGGGCCGGACCGAGGCGCCGAGCATGGCGCTGTTCCGGCGCTTCGTGGACGAGCACCTGCACGACTGA
- a CDS encoding MaoC family dehydratase, with translation MTTLCFDSVQVGDILPSESLPPVNRHMLALFAGASGDHHPIHIDLDYARRAGMPDVFAHGMLGMAWLGRLLTGWAPQSQLRRFDARFQGITHLGHAICCSGRVVEKLEVNGERCVRVEVQSANQFGQTRIAGEALVALP, from the coding sequence ATGACAACCCTCTGCTTTGACTCGGTGCAGGTTGGCGACATCCTGCCGTCCGAGAGCCTGCCCCCCGTGAACCGCCACATGCTGGCGCTCTTTGCCGGCGCGTCCGGTGACCACCATCCGATCCACATCGACCTTGACTACGCGCGCCGGGCCGGCATGCCGGACGTGTTCGCCCACGGCATGCTGGGCATGGCCTGGCTGGGCCGCTTGCTGACCGGCTGGGCGCCGCAGTCGCAACTGCGCCGGTTCGACGCCCGCTTCCAGGGTATCACCCACCTCGGCCATGCCATTTGCTGCAGTGGCCGGGTGGTCGAAAAGCTTGAAGTGAACGGCGAGCGCTGCGTGCGTGTCGAGGTGCAGAGCGCCAACCAGTTCGGACAAACCAGGATTGCAGGCGAGGCGCTGGTCGCGCTGCCCTGA
- a CDS encoding SDR family NAD(P)-dependent oxidoreductase, giving the protein MTRKLEGKVVLITGSGRGIGRSIALKLASEGARLVINDLDKEPAQEVVETIRAAGGQAVACVGSVTVPDFAERFVGTAVSEYKGLDIIVNNAGYTWDNVIQKMTDEQWYAMLDCHLTAPFRILRAAQPVIRGLSKAEGEAGQRVVRKVVNISSVAGLFGNAGQANYSAAKAGIIGMTQTLAKEWGRMNVTVNCVAYGLIKTRLTGSAAGESTANIEGREIKVGVNPDLLAAMERGIPLGRGGTPDEAAGAVYLFCIPESDYVSGQTLLCSGGLTGI; this is encoded by the coding sequence ATGACTCGCAAACTGGAAGGCAAAGTTGTCCTTATTACCGGTTCCGGCCGCGGCATCGGCCGCTCCATCGCGCTCAAGCTGGCCAGTGAAGGCGCCCGACTCGTTATCAATGATCTGGACAAGGAGCCAGCCCAGGAGGTGGTGGAAACCATTCGCGCCGCCGGCGGGCAGGCTGTAGCCTGCGTCGGCAGCGTCACCGTGCCGGACTTCGCCGAGCGCTTCGTCGGTACGGCGGTGAGCGAATACAAAGGCCTGGACATCATCGTCAACAATGCAGGCTATACCTGGGACAACGTGATCCAGAAGATGACCGACGAGCAGTGGTACGCCATGCTCGACTGCCACCTCACGGCGCCGTTCCGCATTCTGCGTGCCGCGCAGCCCGTGATCCGCGGCCTGTCCAAGGCTGAAGGCGAGGCCGGCCAACGCGTGGTACGCAAGGTGGTCAATATCTCGTCCGTCGCTGGCCTGTTCGGCAATGCCGGGCAAGCAAATTACTCCGCTGCCAAGGCCGGCATCATCGGCATGACGCAGACACTCGCCAAGGAGTGGGGACGCATGAATGTCACCGTGAACTGCGTGGCATATGGCCTGATCAAGACCCGCCTGACCGGGAGTGCAGCCGGCGAATCCACAGCCAATATCGAAGGCCGTGAGATCAAGGTCGGCGTGAACCCTGACTTGCTGGCCGCGATGGAGCGCGGCATCCCGCTGGGACGTGGCGGCACGCCGGACGAAGCAGCCGGCGCCGTGTACCTGTTCTGCATCCCGGAATCGGACTACGTGAGTGGCCAGACGCTTCTGTGCAGCGGCGGCCTGACCGGCATCTGA
- a CDS encoding acyl-CoA dehydrogenase family protein, which translates to MLPQLYRHRWMDEEIEAFREQVRRYVAGELAPNLDGWRRQSYIPREVWHAFGQMGFLLPEIEEAYGGAGASLAYQLVVQDELARAEVPATTAVHSIATHYILDYGTPEQKERWLPKLVSGEMLAGIAMTEPGCGSDLQALRTRARRDGGEYVIDGAKTFITNGFTANLLVVAVRTGEAGSRGVSLIVLETEDLPGFRVGRRLEKLGQHASDTAELSFDGVRVPADRLLGETEGRGFAQLMSQLPYERMLLAVPAAAVIERAVELTLEYTQQRKAFGQSLYDFQNTRFKLAECATLAHVVRTFVNDCIQRLLDGQLDESAAYMAKWWCTEQQGKVTDECLQLFGGYGYVTEYPIARLYADARVQRIYGGANEIMKELIARRLPA; encoded by the coding sequence ATGCTGCCGCAACTGTACCGCCATCGTTGGATGGATGAGGAAATCGAGGCCTTCCGCGAGCAGGTGCGCCGCTACGTGGCCGGCGAACTGGCGCCGAACTTGGACGGGTGGCGCCGCCAGAGCTACATCCCGCGCGAAGTCTGGCATGCTTTCGGGCAGATGGGCTTCCTGCTGCCCGAGATCGAGGAAGCCTATGGTGGCGCCGGCGCGAGCCTGGCCTACCAACTGGTGGTACAGGACGAGCTGGCCAGGGCCGAAGTGCCCGCCACCACAGCCGTCCACAGCATCGCCACGCACTACATCTTGGACTATGGCACGCCAGAGCAGAAAGAGCGCTGGCTACCGAAGCTGGTCAGCGGCGAGATGCTGGCCGGCATCGCCATGACCGAACCCGGCTGCGGCTCGGACCTTCAGGCGCTGCGCACGCGCGCGCGCCGCGACGGCGGCGAGTACGTCATCGACGGTGCCAAGACCTTCATTACCAACGGCTTCACCGCCAACTTGCTGGTGGTGGCGGTACGAACGGGTGAGGCGGGTAGCCGGGGGGTGTCGCTGATCGTGCTGGAGACCGAGGATCTGCCGGGATTCCGCGTTGGCCGCCGGCTCGAAAAGCTTGGCCAGCACGCCTCCGATACCGCCGAGTTGTCATTCGATGGCGTGCGGGTTCCCGCCGATCGCCTGCTTGGCGAGACGGAAGGACGGGGCTTCGCGCAACTCATGAGCCAGCTTCCGTACGAGCGCATGCTGCTCGCCGTGCCAGCGGCGGCCGTGATCGAGCGTGCTGTCGAACTGACGCTGGAGTACACCCAGCAGCGCAAGGCATTTGGCCAATCGCTGTACGACTTCCAGAACACGCGCTTCAAGCTGGCCGAGTGTGCCACGTTGGCGCATGTGGTGCGCACATTCGTCAATGACTGCATCCAGCGTCTTCTCGATGGCCAGCTCGACGAATCGGCGGCCTACATGGCCAAGTGGTGGTGTACCGAGCAGCAAGGCAAGGTCACCGATGAATGCCTGCAGCTTTTCGGCGGCTACGGCTACGTGACCGAGTACCCGATTGCGAGGCTGTACGCCGACGCGCGGGTGCAGCGCATTTACGGCGGTGCGAACGAGATCATGAAGGAACTGATTGCACGGAGGCTGCCCGCATGA
- a CDS encoding enoyl-CoA hydratase/isomerase family protein has product MHQSDGIAWGVAENIGRIVLKRQEHANTISRAASRALVGAIDSILEQQPRVVLLAAEGRIFCAGGDIDEFVAAGPALDALVDDILAPLHPALYRLATAPLPVVAAVNGPLGGAGIGLALCADFVLAAESVKLRTGYAAIGLSPDLGASYFLARRVGAVRAQQWFMLSETIDAQRCLTHGVVDALYPDAELAGAAENLALRLAQAATASLGGIKTLCSGLPARDLQAHLALEHQLLTARAGGTDAQEGVRAFVERRAPRFTGD; this is encoded by the coding sequence ATGCATCAATCTGATGGAATTGCCTGGGGCGTAGCCGAGAACATCGGCCGGATCGTGCTGAAGCGGCAAGAGCACGCAAACACCATCTCACGCGCTGCATCCCGCGCGCTGGTGGGGGCGATCGACAGTATTCTGGAGCAGCAGCCGCGCGTCGTGTTGCTCGCGGCGGAAGGCCGCATTTTCTGTGCCGGCGGGGATATTGACGAATTCGTGGCCGCGGGCCCGGCCCTGGACGCGCTCGTGGACGATATTCTAGCTCCACTGCATCCAGCGTTGTACCGTCTGGCGACGGCGCCGTTGCCGGTCGTCGCAGCGGTGAACGGGCCTCTCGGGGGGGCTGGCATCGGGCTGGCACTGTGTGCCGACTTCGTGCTGGCAGCGGAATCGGTGAAACTGCGCACCGGTTACGCAGCAATAGGGCTGTCGCCCGACCTCGGCGCTTCCTACTTCCTGGCCCGCCGCGTTGGCGCTGTGCGGGCCCAACAGTGGTTTATGCTCAGCGAAACGATCGACGCGCAACGCTGCCTCACACATGGCGTGGTAGATGCGCTGTACCCTGATGCCGAGCTTGCCGGTGCGGCGGAGAATCTTGCGCTGCGCCTGGCGCAGGCCGCGACCGCGTCATTGGGCGGCATCAAGACCTTGTGCAGCGGCCTGCCTGCCCGTGACTTGCAGGCACACCTTGCACTTGAGCATCAGTTACTCACAGCCCGGGCCGGTGGCACTGATGCACAGGAAGGCGTGCGGGCCTTTGTAGAGCGGCGTGCGCCACGATTCACCGGGGATTGA
- a CDS encoding CaiB/BaiF CoA transferase family protein, which produces MKQPLTGIRVIEFEGIGPGPLAGRMLADMGAQVTVIARPQKGAVNERIGGSADNPLRRGKAVVMLDLKQSADVAKAMALVAEADALVEGNRPGVMEKLGLGPANCAAFNPRLVYGRMTGWGQSGPLAQAAGHDLNYVALTGLLSLSARDGQAPIVPPTVVGDAAGALGLAFGMACALLDARASGQGRVVDGAIVDVLAMLGTIVQWVRASGQLDGPTPSPFHDSPFYDVYRCADGGFITLGPLEPQFYALLLDKLALADVDPAAQYDVRAWPALKARFSTLFASRSRAHWCALLEGSDACFAPVLSLSEAAAHPHNAARGIYGIGADGALHVAAAPRFLPLSVN; this is translated from the coding sequence ATGAAGCAGCCGCTGACTGGGATTCGCGTCATTGAGTTTGAAGGAATCGGACCCGGCCCATTGGCCGGCCGGATGCTGGCCGACATGGGGGCGCAGGTCACTGTCATCGCGCGGCCGCAAAAGGGCGCAGTGAACGAACGCATTGGCGGTTCGGCGGACAATCCCCTGCGGCGCGGCAAGGCCGTCGTGATGCTCGACCTCAAGCAGTCTGCCGACGTGGCCAAGGCGATGGCGCTGGTTGCAGAGGCTGACGCACTGGTCGAAGGCAACCGTCCCGGCGTGATGGAGAAGCTGGGCCTGGGTCCGGCTAATTGCGCTGCGTTTAACCCTCGGCTGGTTTATGGCCGCATGACCGGCTGGGGGCAATCCGGGCCCCTGGCGCAAGCCGCCGGCCACGACTTGAATTACGTGGCGCTGACCGGCCTGCTTTCGCTGTCGGCGCGCGACGGCCAGGCGCCCATCGTGCCACCGACCGTCGTCGGCGACGCCGCTGGCGCGTTGGGGTTGGCCTTTGGCATGGCTTGCGCGTTGTTGGACGCGCGCGCCAGCGGCCAAGGGCGCGTAGTGGACGGCGCCATCGTTGATGTACTGGCGATGCTCGGCACCATTGTGCAATGGGTACGCGCCAGCGGGCAACTGGATGGGCCGACTCCCAGCCCGTTCCACGACTCGCCGTTCTATGATGTCTACCGCTGTGCCGACGGGGGCTTCATCACGCTTGGCCCGCTGGAGCCCCAGTTCTACGCGCTGCTGCTGGACAAGCTCGCCCTTGCGGATGTGGACCCGGCCGCGCAGTATGACGTGCGTGCCTGGCCCGCGTTGAAGGCTCGGTTTTCGACGCTGTTCGCCAGCCGTTCGCGCGCCCACTGGTGCGCGCTGCTTGAGGGCAGCGATGCATGCTTCGCGCCTGTCCTGAGCCTGTCCGAGGCGGCCGCGCACCCACACAATGCGGCGCGTGGCATCTATGGCATTGGCGCAGACGGGGCCCTGCACGTTGCCGCCGCGCCGCGCTTTCTACCCTTGTCGGTGAACTAA
- a CDS encoding 1-aminocyclopropane-1-carboxylate deaminase yields MALDLENRFGRISLGFFPSPIHRLNRLSDVLGISVWAKRDDVSSGLAFGGNKIRKLEWLAADAVKQGADTLVSIGNIQSNHTRQVAAVAAVLGMRCRLVQEEWTHWDDPVYDKVGNILLSRLMGAETLLEGEGYSTEVKETWSRALEQVHREGGKPYAIPAGASDHRLGGLGYANFTDELARQEQEMGVFFDTVITATCTGSTQGGMVAGFKAQDRPRRLIGIDTACNEAMTRRAVAKSARQTAELIGIGKPIDDADVIVDPRFAGPDYGLPDDRTIDAIRTAARLEAMLTDPVYEGKSMAGLIAMAKAGEIPKGTNVLYVHLGGAPALNAYHKAFA; encoded by the coding sequence ATGGCGCTTGATCTCGAAAATCGCTTCGGCCGCATCTCGCTTGGCTTCTTCCCATCGCCGATTCATCGGCTCAATCGCCTGTCCGATGTGCTCGGCATTTCGGTGTGGGCAAAGCGCGACGATGTGTCGTCCGGGCTCGCGTTTGGCGGCAACAAGATTCGCAAGCTTGAGTGGCTCGCCGCTGACGCAGTGAAACAAGGCGCCGACACGCTCGTTTCCATCGGCAACATTCAGTCGAATCACACGCGCCAGGTTGCGGCCGTCGCGGCGGTGCTCGGCATGCGCTGCCGGCTAGTGCAGGAGGAGTGGACACACTGGGACGATCCGGTCTACGACAAGGTCGGCAATATCTTGCTGTCGCGGCTGATGGGCGCCGAGACGCTGCTGGAGGGAGAGGGCTACTCGACCGAGGTGAAGGAGACGTGGTCGCGCGCCCTCGAGCAGGTGCACCGGGAAGGCGGCAAGCCTTACGCGATTCCGGCGGGTGCATCCGATCATCGCCTTGGTGGCCTCGGCTATGCGAACTTCACCGATGAACTCGCGCGTCAGGAACAGGAAATGGGCGTATTCTTCGACACCGTGATCACCGCGACCTGCACCGGCTCGACACAGGGCGGCATGGTCGCAGGCTTCAAAGCGCAGGACAGACCACGCCGCCTGATTGGCATCGATACCGCATGCAACGAGGCGATGACGCGCCGCGCCGTGGCGAAGAGCGCGCGACAGACGGCGGAACTGATCGGCATCGGCAAGCCAATCGACGACGCCGACGTGATCGTCGATCCTCGTTTCGCGGGTCCGGACTATGGCCTGCCCGACGATCGGACGATCGATGCGATCCGCACGGCAGCGCGGCTTGAAGCGATGCTCACCGATCCGGTGTACGAGGGCAAATCGATGGCGGGCCTGATCGCGATGGCGAAGGCGGGTGAGATTCCGAAGGGAACGAACGTGCTGTACGTGCATCTGGGCGGCGCGCCCGCTCTCAACGCGTATCACAAGGCGTTCGCATGA
- a CDS encoding DUF1484 domain-containing protein — MQEKTHPQHETIFIGIPAETLESLDRVQAGMGSVLSLLEIESERSEGCHASIAC, encoded by the coding sequence ATGCAAGAGAAAACCCATCCGCAGCACGAAACCATTTTCATTGGCATACCGGCAGAAACCCTGGAATCGCTCGACCGCGTCCAGGCCGGCATGGGTAGCGTCCTGTCGCTGCTGGAAATTGAAAGCGAACGCTCGGAAGGCTGCCACGCGTCCATTGCCTGCTGA